Proteins found in one Methanospirillum hungatei JF-1 genomic segment:
- a CDS encoding PAS domain S-box protein, protein MISILLVDDDPALLEACRLYLEDTGEYAVDTSLSATEALIRLQQKSYDAIIADYEMPDMNALQFLSIFRRCDPFTPFIVFTGRGREDVVIQALEGGADYYLQKGEDPKTQFEALRDRIAGAVARRKLENAHVRKDRLLAAIAECTRILLMEKEVNQAIQQVLDIIGPATNQDRIYIFQAHTDPKTHELLVSQRFEWTNKGVDSQLDNPDLQNMPFQIVAPYSFDLLHRGKMVSGLVKNHPESEREILAAQGIISILLVPIIVDRKFWGFIGFDNCRTEYEWNKGEKETLLTLANSIGSAIARASVEDDLRKTNEYLENLITNASGPIIVWDPELHITGVNRACEILTGCPAHDLIGKDLSVIFHQQDQERWACLMKSAFNGERWDMVDIPVRHRDGSVKYILWNSSPIYSTAGGPLVATIAQGLDITEKLRLEEEKDAAIKQIKVNFAQQAVLNDGIRNPLAVITGYAELIPEKQIREMIVQQVSQIDSMVTQLDRRWNESESILQYLQKHHNIHMDESCPAITSPEKAPFVSAVPGLHDKGIEELILVLDTLDILIYIIDLESHELIYGNQKARELYGDMVGKPCYQVLQKGQTSPCPFCTNRQLTDSKGPLGTHVWERKNPIDGRWYECHARAIPWINGRLVRLEMAVDISGRKHAEEILLHNEERYRQISSLTSDFAFSCVRYPDGMFHIDWMAGAVEPITGYTIDELKEKQCWRAIVIDEDLPVFDQYVTGLVPGQSATCELWIRHKNGDRIRISCKTRCEQSESPAGVIRLYGGCDDITQTWQVQKALTEREERYHSFSSMIRMMCDTVPDMIWAKDLEKKYLFANKALCEDLLNARDPSEPIGKTDLFFAEREKREHPENPEWHTFGDICRDTDQITMDAGEPRQFDEYGNVKGKFLYLDVHKAPFLNTKGEMIGTVGSARDVTRQKEAEVVLKQNEERFRAIVNAIPDILFTLDENGVYLTCHVNDPALLISPEEELIGKSLHDLLPEPVATRGLSAIQKTLRTGKMQFFEYFLDIQNKKLWFEARIIRSAPREVLAIIRDITEERYNEEALRQSNVKLRLLTSLTRHDIYNKISAVDMFHNLALQSSDPEKIHEYVENARIAGEQIEKIISFTREYENFGIYGTGWLAIQPIVESACEEVECPGITFYNEIPQTLEILTDPIIRKVFTTLLENSIRHGEQVTQIRVRADRSNGDCIIVYEDDGIGIVGEDKEMIFEHGYGKHTGIGLFLAREILSITGLSIRECGTYQHGVRFEITVPTGKWRYGEDT, encoded by the coding sequence ATGATCTCAATACTCCTTGTCGATGATGACCCGGCCCTGCTGGAGGCCTGTAGGCTCTATCTTGAGGATACGGGAGAATATGCTGTCGATACATCCCTTTCAGCCACAGAGGCATTGATCAGACTGCAGCAAAAATCATACGATGCGATTATAGCAGATTATGAGATGCCTGATATGAATGCCCTGCAGTTTCTCTCCATATTTCGCAGATGTGATCCCTTCACCCCGTTTATTGTCTTTACCGGACGGGGTCGGGAAGATGTTGTCATACAGGCTCTTGAAGGCGGTGCCGACTATTACCTGCAGAAAGGAGAAGATCCAAAGACACAATTTGAAGCATTGCGGGATCGAATCGCAGGGGCAGTTGCCAGGAGAAAATTGGAGAATGCACATGTCCGAAAGGATCGGTTACTCGCTGCCATTGCGGAATGCACCAGGATTCTTCTCATGGAGAAAGAGGTAAACCAGGCAATTCAGCAGGTGCTTGACATCATCGGTCCAGCCACAAATCAGGACCGGATCTATATCTTCCAGGCTCATACCGATCCAAAAACCCATGAACTCCTGGTAAGTCAGCGGTTTGAATGGACGAACAAGGGGGTTGATTCGCAGCTCGATAACCCGGATCTGCAGAACATGCCATTTCAGATCGTTGCCCCCTACTCATTTGATCTGCTGCATAGAGGAAAGATGGTATCAGGCCTGGTAAAAAATCATCCGGAGAGTGAACGGGAGATACTGGCAGCCCAGGGGATCATCTCCATCCTCCTTGTACCCATTATTGTGGACCGGAAATTCTGGGGATTTATCGGATTTGATAACTGCAGAACAGAATATGAATGGAATAAAGGAGAGAAAGAGACGCTGCTCACCCTCGCCAATTCCATAGGGTCTGCAATAGCCCGTGCATCGGTTGAGGATGACCTGAGAAAGACAAATGAGTATCTTGAAAACCTGATAACCAATGCAAGCGGGCCGATTATCGTTTGGGACCCTGAATTACATATAACCGGGGTGAATCGTGCATGTGAGATTCTCACCGGATGCCCTGCTCATGATCTGATCGGTAAGGACCTCTCTGTTATCTTCCATCAACAGGATCAGGAACGATGGGCCTGCCTTATGAAGAGTGCTTTTAATGGAGAGCGATGGGATATGGTTGATATCCCGGTCCGGCACCGTGATGGAAGTGTAAAATATATACTCTGGAACTCATCACCCATATACTCGACCGCCGGGGGACCATTGGTTGCAACCATTGCCCAGGGTCTTGATATCACAGAAAAACTCCGTCTTGAAGAGGAGAAGGATGCTGCAATAAAACAGATAAAGGTCAATTTTGCCCAGCAGGCGGTACTCAACGACGGGATCAGAAACCCCCTTGCTGTTATTACCGGGTATGCAGAACTCATTCCGGAGAAACAGATCAGGGAGATGATAGTGCAGCAGGTCAGCCAGATAGATTCCATGGTCACCCAGCTGGACCGGCGGTGGAATGAATCTGAGTCCATTCTTCAGTATCTTCAGAAACATCATAATATCCATATGGATGAGAGTTGTCCTGCTATCACATCCCCTGAGAAAGCACCCTTTGTCTCTGCTGTACCTGGTCTCCATGACAAAGGCATTGAAGAACTGATTCTGGTATTAGATACCCTTGACATTCTTATATACATAATCGATTTAGAGAGCCATGAACTGATATATGGGAACCAGAAAGCCAGAGAACTGTATGGAGATATGGTAGGCAAACCCTGCTATCAGGTATTACAAAAAGGTCAGACTTCTCCCTGTCCATTCTGTACAAACCGGCAACTCACCGATTCAAAAGGCCCGCTCGGGACACATGTATGGGAACGGAAAAATCCCATAGATGGTCGGTGGTATGAATGCCATGCACGAGCAATCCCCTGGATCAATGGACGACTGGTCAGACTGGAGATGGCAGTTGACATATCAGGAAGGAAGCATGCTGAAGAGATATTACTTCATAATGAGGAGAGATACCGGCAGATCTCATCACTTACCTCAGACTTTGCATTCTCCTGTGTCCGGTATCCTGACGGGATGTTTCACATTGACTGGATGGCCGGGGCAGTAGAACCAATAACCGGGTACACCATCGATGAACTCAAAGAAAAGCAATGCTGGAGGGCAATTGTTATAGATGAGGATCTCCCCGTATTTGATCAGTATGTAACGGGTCTTGTTCCTGGTCAGTCGGCAACCTGTGAACTCTGGATCAGGCATAAAAATGGTGACCGGATCCGGATATCCTGCAAGACCAGATGTGAACAGAGTGAGAGTCCGGCCGGAGTAATCAGGCTGTATGGGGGGTGCGATGATATCACACAGACCTGGCAGGTTCAAAAAGCCTTAACAGAGCGGGAAGAGCGGTATCATTCCTTCTCATCCATGATACGGATGATGTGTGATACGGTTCCTGATATGATATGGGCAAAAGACCTGGAGAAGAAGTATTTATTTGCAAACAAGGCCCTCTGCGAAGACCTTTTGAATGCCCGTGATCCCTCTGAACCGATTGGGAAGACTGATCTTTTCTTTGCTGAACGTGAAAAGAGAGAACATCCTGAAAACCCTGAATGGCACACCTTTGGAGATATCTGCCGTGATACGGATCAGATTACCATGGATGCAGGAGAACCCAGGCAGTTTGATGAGTACGGCAATGTCAAGGGAAAGTTCCTCTACCTGGATGTGCACAAAGCCCCGTTCTTAAATACAAAGGGCGAAATGATTGGAACGGTAGGGTCTGCACGGGATGTCACCAGGCAAAAAGAGGCTGAAGTAGTACTCAAACAGAATGAAGAACGATTCCGTGCCATTGTGAATGCGATTCCGGATATCCTGTTTACATTAGATGAGAACGGGGTATATCTGACCTGTCATGTGAATGATCCTGCTCTTTTAATCTCTCCTGAAGAGGAACTGATCGGAAAATCACTGCATGATCTTCTCCCCGAACCCGTTGCAACCAGGGGTCTTTCAGCCATTCAGAAAACGCTCAGGACCGGAAAGATGCAGTTCTTTGAATATTTCCTTGATATTCAGAATAAAAAGCTCTGGTTTGAGGCGAGGATTATCAGATCAGCACCCCGTGAGGTCCTGGCAATTATCCGTGATATTACAGAAGAACGGTACAATGAGGAGGCTCTTCGTCAGTCAAACGTGAAACTCCGTCTTTTAACCAGTCTCACCAGGCATGATATCTATAATAAAATATCAGCTGTCGATATGTTTCACAACCTGGCACTCCAGTCTTCTGATCCTGAAAAGATCCATGAGTATGTGGAGAATGCCCGGATCGCTGGTGAACAAATAGAAAAGATAATCAGTTTTACCCGTGAATATGAAAACTTCGGAATATATGGGACAGGATGGCTGGCGATACAACCGATTGTGGAATCGGCTTGTGAAGAGGTAGAATGCCCGGGTATTACATTTTATAATGAGATACCACAAACCCTTGAGATATTAACAGATCCCATCATTCGGAAGGTCTTTACCACGCTGCTTGAAAATTCAATTCGTCATGGAGAGCAGGTCACACAAATTCGTGTCAGGGCAGACCGAAGCAATGGAGATTGCATTATTGTGTATGAAGATGACGGGATTGGCATTGTCGGGGAAGATAAGGAGATGATCTTTGAGCATGGATATGGGAAGCATACCGGTATCGGTCTCTTTCTTGCTCGTGAAATCCTTTCCATCACCGGTCTTTCCATTCGTGAGTGTGGAACATACCAGCATGGTGTACGGTTTGAGATCACCGTTCCTACCGGGAAATGGCGCTATGGAGAAGATACATGA
- a CDS encoding PAS domain S-box protein, translated as MTDQISVLYVDDEPDLLDLGKIFLERTGDFRVTIATGVKEALSAMEGSEFETIISDYQMPGMDGIGFLKHLRSHGNKTPFILFTGRGREEVAIEALNNGADFYLQKGGDPRAQFAELANKVRYAASHRRAEKQILDLQQRESEIINFLPDATFAIDTSHVVIAWNRAMERLSGISASEIIGKGDYAYAIPFYQKKRPMLIDFVLDNDPEMMEKYPSLIRQNHTLTAEITRPWVHNGKELYFWITACPLYDMKGNVIGAIESLRDITPLKKARELLEDTESRYRITLDASNEGIWDWNIKTGDAFFSPHWYTMLGYEPDEYPSTYKTWEILLHPDDIEITKNRIQEHISNKQEGYTIEFRMRTKQGGWKWIQARGRVIEWDEDGSPVRMVGTHADITALKQVEEKLRLDESRLETLLNLTQMTEKSMSDITHYALEEAVRLTLSEIGYVAFLSDDEAVLTIHAWSNVAMEECQIRDQKKLYPVAETGLWGEPVRQRRPVITNDYAAPDPLKRGLPPGHVSLTRHLGVPIVDGNRIVMLIGVANKTEPYGDEDIRQLTLLMNGVWNIIQRKQSEEALLRSNEELGAAYEEISATEEELRSQYNLISEKMEDIRESEERFRAVFNSTLVGIAITTPDGRWLYFNDALCSMLGYTAEELNQIRWTDITPAEDLVEEMKIFESVLAGKDPGNLEKRYIRKDGSIIDVLISTGIVRKQDGSIDYLCSIILDMSEKKASERLLREIEGQQRLIIENVHDPVVIVDFDGNVLYGNPAAFSICELPPGSLSSPLNIRDILSPESLEMSLADLAEIKRTGNPVINEYTIITQSGKVRTVEAAGHLIQWNGEDADLVSIRDITDRKEDKDALLQANRKLTILSSITRHDILNQVTALLGYLELLADHDLDPDIQQYIKKCLSCTTTIRSQIAFTKLVDDIRNKSLMWQYAERMITHVLEGYSIGQITCQVDLKGLYLYADPILEKVIFTLIENSIRHGENVTRIAFSYRIDDGDCIFVYEDDGSGIPDDEKEKIFRQGYGKHTGLGLFLIREILAINAMTISETGAWGSGARFEIRVPAGKWVVKEGMS; from the coding sequence ATGACTGATCAGATCTCTGTTTTGTATGTCGATGATGAACCTGATCTCCTGGATCTTGGGAAGATTTTCCTGGAACGGACCGGCGATTTTCGTGTTACTATCGCAACCGGCGTAAAAGAGGCCCTTTCAGCCATGGAGGGCAGTGAGTTTGAGACCATCATCTCCGACTACCAGATGCCGGGAATGGATGGGATTGGGTTTTTAAAACACCTGCGTTCACATGGCAATAAGACTCCGTTTATTCTGTTCACCGGACGGGGCAGGGAAGAGGTCGCAATAGAGGCACTCAATAACGGAGCTGATTTCTATCTGCAGAAAGGAGGGGATCCAAGGGCACAGTTTGCAGAACTTGCCAATAAGGTCCGATATGCGGCATCTCACCGTCGGGCGGAAAAGCAGATTCTGGACCTGCAACAACGGGAATCTGAAATAATCAATTTTCTGCCTGATGCCACCTTTGCCATAGACACCAGCCACGTCGTCATCGCCTGGAACCGGGCCATGGAGCGTCTTTCCGGTATATCTGCATCGGAGATCATTGGAAAAGGTGATTATGCCTATGCAATCCCTTTTTACCAGAAGAAGCGGCCGATGCTCATCGATTTCGTTCTTGATAATGATCCGGAGATGATGGAGAAGTATCCATCCCTCATCAGGCAAAATCACACCCTCACTGCTGAAATCACCCGCCCCTGGGTCCATAACGGAAAAGAACTCTACTTCTGGATTACTGCCTGCCCCCTCTATGATATGAAAGGGAACGTTATCGGGGCGATTGAGTCACTTCGGGATATCACTCCATTGAAAAAGGCTCGTGAGTTACTGGAAGATACCGAGTCGCGGTACCGGATAACTCTTGATGCGTCAAACGAAGGGATATGGGACTGGAATATCAAAACGGGGGACGCTTTTTTCAGCCCGCACTGGTATACCATGCTGGGATATGAACCGGATGAATATCCATCCACATATAAAACCTGGGAGATACTCCTCCATCCTGACGACATCGAAATTACAAAAAACAGAATCCAGGAACACATCTCAAATAAGCAGGAAGGATATACCATCGAGTTTCGGATGCGGACAAAACAGGGGGGATGGAAATGGATACAGGCACGGGGCCGAGTCATCGAATGGGATGAGGATGGATCGCCGGTCCGGATGGTCGGGACCCATGCTGACATCACTGCGTTAAAGCAGGTTGAAGAAAAACTTCGTCTTGATGAGTCTAGGCTTGAAACCCTCCTGAACCTGACGCAAATGACAGAGAAGTCAATGAGCGATATCACACATTACGCTCTCGAAGAGGCTGTCCGTCTGACGCTCAGTGAAATCGGATATGTGGCATTTTTAAGCGATGATGAGGCCGTCCTTACCATACATGCCTGGTCAAATGTGGCAATGGAGGAGTGTCAGATAAGAGACCAGAAAAAGCTCTACCCGGTTGCAGAAACCGGACTCTGGGGTGAGCCGGTCAGGCAGCGTAGACCGGTAATTACCAATGATTATGCTGCACCGGATCCCTTGAAAAGAGGACTCCCCCCCGGTCATGTGAGTCTGACCCGTCATCTGGGTGTCCCTATTGTTGACGGGAACCGGATTGTAATGCTGATCGGTGTTGCCAATAAAACTGAACCATACGGGGATGAGGACATCCGCCAGCTGACTCTTCTTATGAACGGAGTCTGGAATATCATCCAGAGAAAACAATCAGAAGAAGCACTCCTCCGAAGTAATGAAGAACTGGGTGCAGCATACGAGGAGATCTCTGCCACTGAAGAAGAGCTCAGGTCACAGTATAATCTGATATCAGAGAAAATGGAGGATATCAGGGAGAGTGAGGAACGTTTTCGTGCAGTGTTTAACTCCACTCTGGTAGGAATTGCGATTACCACGCCAGATGGCAGATGGCTTTATTTTAACGATGCCCTCTGCTCTATGCTCGGGTACACTGCCGAAGAGCTCAATCAGATAAGATGGACTGATATAACTCCTGCTGAAGATCTCGTGGAAGAGATGAAGATATTTGAATCGGTTCTTGCCGGAAAAGATCCTGGAAACCTTGAAAAACGCTATATCAGAAAAGATGGTTCCATCATTGATGTTCTTATCTCCACCGGGATTGTCAGAAAACAGGATGGGAGTATCGACTATTTATGCTCCATTATCCTTGACATGAGCGAAAAAAAGGCGTCTGAACGGCTTCTAAGGGAGATAGAGGGGCAGCAGCGTCTCATCATAGAAAATGTTCATGATCCTGTTGTCATCGTTGACTTTGACGGGAATGTCCTCTATGGAAACCCGGCAGCCTTTTCCATATGCGAATTACCCCCCGGTTCTCTGTCATCACCACTCAATATCAGGGACATCCTTTCACCAGAATCCCTTGAAATGAGTTTGGCTGACCTTGCAGAGATCAAGAGGACCGGAAATCCGGTTATCAATGAGTACACTATCATCACGCAGTCAGGGAAGGTACGGACTGTCGAGGCTGCAGGACATCTTATTCAATGGAACGGAGAGGATGCAGACCTGGTCTCTATTCGTGATATCACCGACCGGAAAGAGGACAAGGATGCCCTGTTACAGGCTAACCGGAAACTTACCATCCTCTCTTCGATCACGAGGCATGATATCTTAAACCAGGTGACGGCTCTTCTTGGATATCTTGAGTTACTAGCGGATCATGATCTTGATCCGGATATTCAACAATATATTAAAAAATGCCTCTCCTGTACCACCACTATCCGGAGCCAGATCGCATTTACAAAACTGGTTGATGATATCAGGAATAAATCGCTCATGTGGCAGTATGCGGAACGGATGATTACTCATGTGCTCGAGGGGTATTCAATCGGTCAGATAACCTGTCAGGTTGATCTGAAAGGGCTGTATCTGTATGCAGATCCGATTCTGGAAAAGGTAATCTTCACGCTGATTGAAAATTCCATAAGGCATGGGGAGAACGTCACCAGGATTGCTTTTTCCTACCGGATTGATGATGGAGACTGTATCTTTGTGTATGAAGATGACGGATCTGGTATTCCGGATGATGAGAAGGAGAAGATCTTCAGGCAGGGGTATGGGAAGCACACCGGCCTTGGGTTATTTCTCATCAGGGAGATTCTGGCAATCAATGCCATGACCATATCAGAGACCGGTGCTTGGGGATCTGGAGCACGGTTTGAGATCCGTGTCCCTGCAGGGAAATGGGTGGTGAAAGAAGGGATGTCATAA